A genome region from Pygocentrus nattereri isolate fPygNat1 chromosome 6, fPygNat1.pri, whole genome shotgun sequence includes the following:
- the ccdc173 gene encoding coiled-coil domain-containing protein 173, whose product MSTLSTSVVQYGRRKGSSRKVASAEVKNVPSQPVDLRQVTVLPRSEWLRLQDNLNQVNKHKESLIEAVKQREALHLRSKEVVKNWTNTIAGQRQKKLEAKKNREEAEEEERKQIDIEEAKFQQQKRKEAIEMAKTRQYYQTNRVKEFHSALLLTEVLKEREAQIELKRRRENASKDVDKEVLTMIARREEQATQQEHQKALEKKKECLSVAESLKQQIKDHECAREQDRMEERKEAGELQRLRELYLREQYMHEQKKQEEKRNIMRAHQEHLANRDKIQAIEAQKQKEEEDRQRLYASAKKKMMKLRKDKEAELFRETQRHREAIIDRLSAQRQEQTTNEDNLISKAVAEAEAKRARHQREKDEKKAAMLRSIAAHREAVQQEQEHKEQEEKQKAVEMLNAKKEADNIFLEKQELKAQKMKEYARSLQDTYVHQMAEKREQDKRMKKEQWEFEARNAALIAEEENQFQQYAKLVIQTATEAQRNTYPLRKAAREGIGGGLGPVFGGVRPSYLVHDESGAQMPGYVSSTTEGIKELNEITDIQQSKKRLGFTW is encoded by the exons ATGTCCACACTTTCTACTTCTGTTGTGCAGTATGGTCGAAGAAAAGGATCCAGCAGGAAGG TTGCCTCAGCAGAGGTGAAAAATGTGCCTAGTCAGCCAGTAGATCTTCGCCAAGTGACAGTGCTACCCAGATCAGAATGGCTGCGACTCCAAGACAATCTGAATCAGGTGAACAAACACAAGGAGAGTCTGATTGAAGCAGTAAAGCAGAGGGAGGCCCTGCACTTGCGATCCAAGGAGGTGGTAAAAAACTGGACAAATACCATTGCT GGACAACGGCAAAAAAAGTTGGAGGctaagaaaaacagagaagaagCCGAAGAGGAGGAAAGGAAACAAATTGACATAGAGGAAGCAAAGTTCcaacagcaaaaaagaaaagaggcaaTTGAGATGGCAAAGACCCGCCAATACTATCAGACAAACAGAGTGAAAGAATTTCAT agTGCCCTTTTGCTGACTGAAGTTTTGAAGGAGAGGGAGGCCCAGATTGAGCTGAAAAGAAGAAGGGAGAATGCTTCTAAAGATGTGGATAAAGAAGTCTTGACCATGATTGCACGCAGAGAGGAGCAAGCTACACAGCAGGAGCACCAGAAAGCCctggagaagaagaaagagtgTCTCTCAGTAGCTGAGAGTTTAAAACAACA GATTAAAGATCATGAATGTGCAAGAGAACAGGACAGAATGGAAGAGAGGAAGGAGGCAGGGGAACTCCAGCGACTCAGAGAGCTTTATCTTCGGGAGCAATACATGCATGAGCAGAAGaagcaagaggaaaaaagaaacatcatGAGAGCCCATCAG GAACACCTGGCCAACAGAGATAAAATCCAAGCAATTGAGGCTCAGAAGcaaaaagaggaggaggataGGCAAAGGCTCTATGCAAGTGCTAAAAAGAAGATGATGAAACTGAGGAAAGATAAAGAGGCAGAGCTGTTTAG AGAGACGCAGAGACACAGGGAGGCCATTATTGATAGGTTGTCAGCACAGCGTCAAGAGCAGACCACCAACGAGGACAATCTGATCTCCAAAGCAGTGGCAGAAGCTGAGGCCAAGAGGGCTCGACATCAGCGTGAGAAGGACGAGAAGAAGGCAGCCATGCTGAGGTCCATTGCTGCACACAGAGAAGCCGTG CAACAAGAACAGGAGCACAAGGAGCAAGAGGAGAAACAAAAAGCTGTTGAGATGCTAAATGCGAAGAAAGAGGCTGATAACATTTTTCTTGAAAAGCAAGAACTCAAGgcacagaaaatgaaagagtaTGCCAGATCACTCCAAGACACATATGTTCATCAGATG GCTGAGAAACGTGAACAAGACAAGCGCATGAAAAAAGAACAATGGGAGTTTGAAGCGAGGAATGCAGCGCTTATTGCAGAGGAAGAGAATCAGTTTCAGCAGTATGCAAAGCTTGTGATTCAGACTGCCACTGAAGCCCAGAGAAACACCTACCCTCTACGCAAGGCTGCCAGGGAAGGCATTGGTGGAGGACTGGGTCCTGTATTTGGTGGAGTTAGGCCAAGTTATCTTGTTCACGATGAGTCAGGTGCTCAGATGCCTGGTTATGTAAGCAGTACTACTGAAGGCATAAAGGAGCTGAATGAGATCACTGACATTCAGCAATCCAAGAAACGGCTGGGATTTACTTGGTGA
- the phgdh gene encoding D-3-phosphoglycerate dehydrogenase, translating to MAPVSIRRVLISESVDPSCKTILQENGIEVTERQNMSKDELIAQIKDYDGLIVRSATKVTADVIGAASSLRVIGRAGTGVDNVDVDVATKKGIIVMNTPSGNTISAAELTCTLLMSLSRHVLQAAISMKAENWDRKKFMGAELYGKTLGIVGLGRIGKEVATRMQSFGMRTIGYDPITPPEVSASWGVEQMSLEELWPQCDYITVHTPLMPSTTGLLNDVSFAKCKRGVKVVNCARGGIIDEAALLRALESGQCGGAGLDVFVEEPPRNWALVKHPNVISCPHLGASTKEAQARCGQDIALQIVDMVKGKALVGAVNAQVLASTFTSDSQQWVRLGEAMGRVLKACSSSKQPYAHVHITTQGDCLKKSAGFLSSAAVVGLLSEGTENGPNLVNALPLAEETGITIKKSHSDVNEANGTCMVEVSVNGSIYTALGSVRAEVPILLELNGSVFRQPIPLFGNLLFFKAAGSPQLLPSVASILAAAAVEMDYFSASTASEGDQWYCMGIQSLLGDLGSLKPLVKEAAQLTV from the exons ATGGCCCCGGTTTCAATCAGACGCGTTCTAATCAGTGAAAGTGTTGATCCGAGCTGCAAGACGATTCTGCAAGAAAACGGAATTGAAGTGACGGAAAGACAAAATATGAGCAAAGATGAGCTGATTGCTCAGATTAAG GACTACGACGGCCTCATAGTTCGATCAGCGACCAAAGTTACTGCTGACGTCATCGGCGCTGCCAGTAGTCTGAGGGTGATTGGCCGAGCCGGGACTGGAGTGGACAACGTCGACGTGGATGTGGCAACTAAGAAGGGCATAATAGTCATGAA CACACCAAGTGGCAATACCATCAGTGCTGCTGAACTGACCTGTACACTGTTAATGAGTTTATCAAG ACATGTTCTACAAGCTGCTATATCAATGAAAGCAGAAAACTGGGATCGTAAAAAG TTCATGGGTGCAGAGCTTTATGGAAAAACACTTGGAATAGTTGGGCTTGGAAGAATTGGAAAAGAGGTAGCCACCAGAATGCAGTCCTTTGGCATGAGG ACCATTGGTTATGACCCCATTACCCCTCCAGAAGTATCTGCCAGCTGGGGGGTGGAACAGATGTCTCTGGAGGAACTCTGGCCCCAGTGTGATTATATCACAGTGCACACGCCTCTCATGCCCTCCACTACAG GATTACTGAATGATGTCTCCTTTGCTAAATGTAAGCGAGGGGTAAAGGTGGTGAACTGTGCCCGTGGAGGTATCATTGATGAAGCTGCTTTATTAAGAGCTCTGGAGTCTGGCCAGTGTGGAGGAGCAGGCCTGGATGTGTTTGTGGAG GAGCCTCCAAGAAACTGGGCCCTGGTGAAGCACCCTAATGTGATCAGCTGCCCTCATTTGGGAGCTAGCACAAAGGAAGCCCAGGCTCGCTGTGGCCAGGACATTGCATTGCAGATCGTGGACATGGTCAAAGGCAAAGCGTTAGTGGGCGCT GTAAATGCCCAGGTGCTGGCCAGTACCTTTACCTCTGATTCACAGCAGTGGGTCAGGTTAGGTGAGGCCATGGGCAGAGTACTAAAGGCCTGCAGCTCCTCTAAACAACCCTATGCTCATGTTCACATCACAACTCAAG GAGATTGTTTAAAGAAATCAGCTGGGTTCCTGAGTTCAGCAGCTGTAGTTGGGCTGCTGTCTGAAGGAACTGAGAATGGCCCTAACTTGGTGAATGCACTGCCTCTAGCTGAAGAGACAGGGATTACA ATAAAAAAGAGTCACAGTGATGTGAATGAAGCTAATGGGACCTGTATGGTGGAGGTGTCTGTAAATGGCAGCATCTATACAGCCTTAGGTTCTGTGAGGGCAGAGGTACCTATCCTGCTGGAGCTGAATGGTAGTGTGTTCCGACAGCCAATCCCTCTCTTTGGAAACCTGCTTTTCTTCAAGGCAGCTGGATCACCACAGCTCCTGCCCTCTGTTGCCA GCATTCTGGCAGCAGCTGCTGTAGAGATGGACTACTTTAGTGCCTCTACTGCCTCTGAAGGTGATCAGTGGTACTGTATGGGGATACAGTCTCTGTTGGGAGACCTTGGTTCTTTGAAGCCCTTGGTGAAAGAAGCTGCACAACTCACTGTATAA